A window from Halomicrobium urmianum encodes these proteins:
- a CDS encoding PIN domain-containing protein has protein sequence MSSGYVFDTEAIIAFLYNEPGHETVATLLDEVFAGESAGFLAETNASEVFYLVARFEGVDDTPTESSLRVADRDTRALERRGLRIEPADWRLAAEVKADGTISLADAYAVALASERDATLVAGADDDFDDLPVELDLHRFHEHGV, from the coding sequence ATGAGCAGCGGGTACGTCTTCGACACTGAGGCCATCATCGCCTTCCTCTACAACGAACCCGGTCACGAGACCGTCGCGACGCTTCTCGACGAGGTCTTTGCGGGCGAGTCTGCTGGATTCCTCGCTGAGACGAACGCCAGCGAAGTGTTCTACCTCGTCGCCCGGTTCGAAGGCGTCGACGACACTCCGACCGAATCCTCTCTGCGGGTCGCTGACCGGGACACCCGCGCGCTCGAACGGCGAGGACTGCGCATCGAGCCGGCCGACTGGCGACTGGCAGCCGAAGTGAAGGCTGATGGGACCATCTCGCTCGCGGACGCGTACGCCGTTGCGCTCGCCAGCGAACGCGATGCGACGCTCGTCGCCGGAGCTGACGACGACTTCGACGACCTGCCTGTCGAACTCGACCTGCACCGCTTCCACGAACACGGCGTGTAG
- a CDS encoding AbrB/MazE/SpoVT family DNA-binding domain-containing protein, with protein sequence MTSSTDEPKVVRVSQRGQATIPKGLREKFGIETPGEVFVYEEQGRIVIEPVPSPDDLHGIHAGEHERGEVLERVRELKDEERRREAERAERFRPSEDE encoded by the coding sequence GTGACAAGTAGTACAGACGAACCAAAAGTGGTACGCGTGTCCCAGAGGGGGCAGGCCACGATTCCGAAGGGGCTCCGGGAGAAGTTCGGGATCGAGACGCCGGGCGAGGTGTTCGTCTACGAAGAGCAGGGCCGCATCGTCATCGAGCCGGTTCCGTCGCCGGACGACCTTCACGGGATCCACGCCGGAGAACACGAACGCGGCGAGGTGTTGGAGCGGGTTCGTGAGCTGAAAGACGAAGAGAGGCGTCGGGAAGCGGAGCGAGCTGAACGGTTCCGTCCGTCAGAAGACGAATGA
- a CDS encoding DUF7437 domain-containing protein, which translates to MATKEANWATPLDTGGEAFELLGNARKAWIYTYLRHHPGATIQEIVETLDQPERTVYDYVEDLEDARFVEQSNDGRPAEYVAHEIELQLVEGDAERRITPELIEAIARRIRDDDVDAYIDRHGLDGLAVALDYAREYVDGSVTHQIMARERDISSVEAGVILDALRPVVEG; encoded by the coding sequence ATGGCGACGAAAGAAGCGAACTGGGCGACCCCGCTCGACACCGGCGGCGAGGCGTTCGAGCTGCTGGGGAACGCCCGCAAAGCGTGGATCTATACCTATCTTCGGCATCATCCGGGGGCGACGATTCAGGAGATCGTCGAGACGCTCGATCAGCCCGAACGAACGGTCTACGACTACGTCGAGGACCTCGAAGACGCGAGGTTCGTCGAGCAGTCGAACGACGGACGACCTGCGGAGTACGTCGCTCACGAGATCGAACTGCAACTAGTCGAAGGCGACGCCGAGCGACGGATCACGCCGGAGTTGATCGAGGCGATTGCGCGTCGGATCCGGGACGACGACGTGGACGCGTACATCGACCGTCACGGGCTTGACGGGCTCGCCGTCGCACTCGACTACGCTCGCGAATACGTCGACGGATCGGTGACGCATCAGATCATGGCGCGTGAGCGAGATATCTCGTCCGTGGAAGCGGGCGTCATTCTCGATGCGCTTCGGCCCGTCGTCGAGGGCTGA
- a CDS encoding NAD-dependent epimerase/dehydratase family protein, whose amino-acid sequence MTILITGADGYIGWPTTLRIANRTDDRVIAVDNFARRDWVEEVGSTSATPIADPQERLEAAKEVHDVHNVSFVEGDLVEKDVVEELLDVHEPDAVVHAAAQPSAPYSQINGERANYTQHNNLQATRNLLWGLEENDLTDTHFIETTTTGVYGAPEFPIPEGGATMENQGEQDSVPFPAMAGSWYHLTKSHDAANMRLAHQQFDVPVSDVRTAITYGTETEETRADDRLKTRFDFDYYFGTVAHRFCAQAVAGYPVTVYGKGEQRKPFISLEDAVEGLAQLALTDPDERPDDLTVYNQVTRAISIVEAAETIADVGSEFDLDVAVEHFENPRDEDETHKMEIENDRYDDLIGGQDQSFEAGVRDVFETLTRYDDTIAAHEDRFLPGVLDDWEAEE is encoded by the coding sequence ATGACGATCCTCATCACGGGAGCAGACGGCTACATCGGCTGGCCGACCACGCTCCGCATCGCGAACCGCACGGACGACCGAGTGATCGCAGTCGACAACTTCGCCCGACGGGACTGGGTCGAGGAGGTCGGCTCCACGAGTGCCACGCCCATAGCAGACCCACAAGAACGCCTCGAAGCCGCCAAAGAGGTCCACGACGTCCACAACGTCTCCTTCGTCGAGGGCGACCTCGTCGAGAAGGACGTCGTCGAGGAGCTCCTCGACGTCCACGAACCGGACGCCGTCGTCCACGCCGCCGCCCAACCCTCCGCACCGTACTCCCAGATCAACGGCGAGCGCGCTAACTACACCCAGCACAACAACCTTCAGGCCACGCGGAACCTCCTGTGGGGCCTCGAAGAGAACGACCTCACGGACACGCACTTCATAGAAACCACGACGACGGGCGTCTACGGCGCGCCGGAGTTCCCCATTCCGGAAGGTGGCGCGACGATGGAGAACCAGGGTGAACAGGATAGTGTGCCATTCCCTGCCATGGCAGGGTCATGGTATCATCTGACGAAATCGCACGACGCGGCCAACATGCGCCTGGCCCATCAGCAGTTCGACGTCCCGGTCTCGGACGTCCGAACGGCGATCACCTACGGGACTGAAACCGAAGAAACCAGAGCGGACGACCGCCTCAAGACCCGCTTCGACTTCGACTACTACTTCGGTACGGTCGCGCACCGCTTCTGCGCGCAGGCCGTCGCGGGCTACCCGGTCACGGTCTACGGCAAGGGCGAACAGCGCAAGCCCTTCATCTCCCTCGAGGACGCCGTCGAGGGTCTCGCACAGCTCGCACTCACTGACCCCGACGAGCGCCCGGACGACCTGACCGTCTACAACCAGGTCACGCGGGCCATCTCCATCGTCGAGGCCGCGGAGACCATCGCCGACGTGGGCTCGGAGTTCGACCTCGACGTCGCGGTCGAGCACTTCGAGAACCCCCGCGACGAGGACGAGACCCACAAGATGGAGATCGAGAACGACCGCTACGACGACCTCATCGGCGGCCAGGACCAGTCCTTCGAGGCGGGCGTCCGGGACGTCTTCGAGACGCTGACGCGCTACGACGACACCATCGCGGCCCACGAGGACCGCTTCCTGCCGGGCGTGCTCGACGACTGGGAGGCCGAGGAGTAG
- a CDS encoding NAD-dependent epimerase/dehydratase family protein, which produces MTKDVLVTGACGYIGSALLPRLRDDDRVDRVVVLDSLDSGSPRALLGTLGDALAFRNGDVREYGDVESAARDVDAVIHLAAITGAASTHDRREETFAVNLDGTENVLKAAGKFGVDDVVLASSCNVYGRATSRDIDETVEPDPINPYAETKLRAESLLAEYCEDHDMRGTALRMSTNYGFSPGVRFNLVVNYFVFRALTGRALTVYGDGSNWRPFVHVEDAARAYQQAALAPEDWPQLVYNVGSNDANYRIEEIANIVREEVGPVDLTYLEDEHPGPSYHVNFDRLDDTGFETEWTLEEGVRDLAEQFTDPQRHRRQREVHE; this is translated from the coding sequence ATGACCAAGGACGTCCTGGTCACGGGCGCCTGCGGGTACATCGGGAGCGCGCTGCTCCCCCGGCTGCGCGACGACGACCGCGTCGACCGCGTGGTCGTCCTCGACAGCCTCGACTCCGGGTCCCCGCGAGCCCTCCTCGGGACGCTCGGCGACGCCCTGGCGTTCCGGAACGGCGACGTCCGCGAGTACGGCGACGTCGAGAGCGCCGCGCGGGACGTCGACGCGGTGATCCACCTCGCGGCTATCACGGGCGCGGCCAGCACGCACGACCGCCGCGAGGAGACCTTCGCGGTCAACCTGGACGGCACGGAGAATGTCCTGAAGGCCGCGGGCAAGTTCGGCGTCGACGACGTCGTGCTGGCCTCCTCGTGCAACGTCTACGGCCGCGCCACGAGCCGGGACATCGACGAGACCGTCGAGCCGGACCCGATCAACCCCTACGCGGAGACCAAGCTACGGGCCGAGTCCCTGCTGGCGGAGTACTGCGAGGACCACGACATGCGCGGGACGGCCCTGCGGATGAGCACCAACTACGGCTTCTCGCCGGGCGTCCGGTTCAACCTCGTGGTGAACTACTTCGTCTTCCGCGCACTCACCGGCCGCGCGCTGACCGTCTATGGCGACGGCTCGAACTGGCGGCCGTTCGTCCACGTCGAGGACGCCGCCCGCGCCTACCAGCAGGCCGCCCTCGCGCCCGAGGACTGGCCGCAGCTGGTCTACAACGTCGGCAGCAACGACGCCAACTACCGCATCGAGGAGATCGCAAATATCGTCCGCGAGGAGGTCGGCCCCGTCGACCTCACCTACCTGGAGGACGAACACCCCGGCCCCTCCTACCACGTCAACTTCGACCGCCTGGACGACACCGGCTTCGAGACCGAGTGGACGCTCGAGGAGGGCGTCCGCGACCTCGCGGAGCAGTTCACCGACCCGCAGCGACACCGGAGACAGCGGGAGGTTCACGAATGA
- a CDS encoding NAD-dependent epimerase/dehydratase family protein — MTATTDTTNARVAVTGAAGYIGSRVVRELQEAHPDWEITALDNFYRGKVRSIGDLDIDHVDIRNRDRLEEALDGADVVMHLAAISGVDDCEENSDLAYEVNVEGTNNVAWFCRKTGAALVFPFSMAVLGDPQEFPITVDQPRDPMNWYGRTKLLSERAIEDFADGAFPAHLYMISNLYGSHAVDGTAVSKGTVINFFVDRARAGEDLTVYEPGTQSRNFVHVIDVARAYVRSAERLVEQLEAGETGVEKYEVASDEDPSVHTVAELVRDVAAEQTGVDVDVTLVENPRGDDETLVESFTVDTTEAREKLGWQPERSVEETVRRLLSE; from the coding sequence ATGACAGCAACGACAGACACCACGAACGCGCGCGTCGCCGTCACCGGCGCAGCAGGCTACATCGGGAGTCGCGTCGTGCGCGAACTGCAGGAGGCCCATCCCGACTGGGAGATCACGGCTCTGGACAACTTCTACCGGGGCAAGGTCCGGTCGATCGGGGACCTCGACATCGACCACGTCGACATCCGCAACCGCGACCGGCTCGAAGAGGCCCTCGACGGCGCGGATGTCGTCATGCACCTGGCCGCGATCAGCGGCGTCGACGACTGCGAGGAGAACTCGGACCTCGCCTACGAGGTCAACGTCGAGGGGACGAACAACGTCGCCTGGTTCTGTCGGAAGACCGGTGCCGCCCTCGTCTTCCCCTTCTCGATGGCCGTCCTCGGCGACCCGCAGGAGTTCCCCATCACGGTCGACCAGCCGCGCGACCCCATGAACTGGTACGGCCGGACGAAGCTCCTCTCCGAGCGAGCCATCGAGGACTTCGCCGACGGGGCCTTCCCCGCGCACCTCTACATGATCTCCAACCTCTACGGCTCCCACGCGGTCGACGGCACCGCGGTCTCGAAGGGGACGGTCATCAACTTCTTCGTCGACCGGGCCCGCGCCGGCGAGGACCTGACCGTCTACGAGCCCGGCACGCAGTCGCGCAACTTCGTCCACGTGATCGACGTGGCCCGGGCCTACGTCCGTAGCGCCGAACGGCTCGTCGAGCAACTCGAGGCCGGCGAGACCGGCGTCGAGAAGTACGAGGTCGCCAGCGACGAAGACCCGAGCGTCCACACGGTCGCCGAACTCGTGCGCGACGTCGCGGCCGAACAGACTGGCGTCGACGTGGACGTCACCCTGGTCGAGAACCCCCGCGGCGACGACGAGACGCTCGTCGAGTCCTTCACGGTGGACACGACCGAGGCGCGGGAGAAACTGGGCTGGCAACCGGAGCGGAGCGTCGAGGAAACCGTGCGACGGCTACTGTCAGAGTGA
- a CDS encoding type II toxin-antitoxin system VapC family toxin, which produces MTVLVDTGVLYAYHDEDANRHETADAALDIVFDRELGQPFISDYVYDETVTRTLKRTGSTTNALDVGRRLRGAGSLPDVYETLFVTPSVFDDTVDAFETYDDQQISFTDATTVVLAERHDVDTVLSFDDDFDGVVDRTDPKSL; this is translated from the coding sequence ATGACCGTTCTCGTGGACACCGGCGTGCTGTACGCGTATCACGACGAAGATGCGAACCGCCACGAGACGGCCGACGCGGCGCTCGACATCGTATTTGATCGCGAACTCGGACAGCCGTTTATCAGCGACTACGTCTACGACGAGACGGTGACACGAACGCTCAAGCGGACGGGATCGACGACGAACGCTCTCGACGTCGGTCGACGGTTACGGGGTGCCGGATCGTTGCCGGACGTGTACGAGACGCTGTTCGTGACTCCGTCCGTCTTCGATGACACAGTGGATGCCTTCGAGACGTACGACGACCAGCAAATTAGCTTCACTGACGCGACGACAGTCGTCCTCGCTGAGCGTCACGACGTCGATACCGTCCTGAGCTTCGACGACGATTTCGATGGCGTCGTCGATAGGACGGACCCGAAATCGCTCTAG
- a CDS encoding S1 family peptidase, which translates to MSDAETDATPDAEASREELREKIQQQRERIAALEARLDERATRIDELESRLEDGEGEEADGGGGDAGAAGFDASTLERAEGLVDRVRKSVVVSVVDRDRGRSTGTAWFVDDRTLVSTGHGASEADRLTCWRPDGTSFEARPVDSIHGEFHGHPHVDLSVLAADADGRPLPTGSASSLSRDQPLLQVGHPNFVGNWIPSLGRFVDTHDFYGLRSTVPTLSGNSGSPLVTLDGTAVGLTTGEAPREQSHDRGEAPSVGPADIRTSFADASYATHVPGDVVEAFVEQP; encoded by the coding sequence ATGTCGGACGCCGAGACTGACGCGACGCCGGACGCCGAGGCGTCGCGGGAGGAACTCCGAGAGAAGATTCAGCAGCAGCGCGAGCGCATCGCGGCCCTCGAGGCGCGCCTCGACGAGCGCGCGACCAGGATCGACGAACTGGAGTCGCGACTGGAGGACGGGGAGGGGGAAGAAGCGGACGGAGGGGGAGGCGACGCCGGCGCCGCTGGATTCGACGCGTCGACGCTGGAGCGGGCCGAGGGACTGGTCGACCGGGTCAGGAAGAGCGTCGTGGTGAGCGTCGTCGACCGCGACCGCGGCCGCTCGACCGGGACGGCGTGGTTCGTCGACGACCGGACGCTAGTGAGCACCGGTCACGGCGCAAGCGAGGCCGACCGGCTCACCTGCTGGCGTCCCGACGGCACCTCCTTCGAGGCCCGCCCCGTCGACTCGATCCACGGCGAGTTCCACGGACACCCGCACGTCGACCTGAGCGTCCTCGCGGCCGACGCCGACGGCCGGCCGCTCCCGACCGGATCCGCCTCGTCGCTGTCCCGCGACCAGCCGCTGTTGCAGGTCGGACACCCCAACTTCGTCGGCAACTGGATCCCCTCGCTCGGGCGCTTCGTCGACACCCACGACTTCTACGGCCTGCGTTCGACCGTCCCGACCCTCTCGGGGAACAGCGGCTCCCCGCTGGTGACGCTGGACGGGACCGCCGTCGGCCTGACGACGGGCGAGGCCCCGCGCGAGCAGTCCCACGACCGCGGCGAGGCCCCGTCGGTCGGCCCCGCCGACATCCGGACCTCCTTCGCCGACGCGAGCTACGCGACCCACGTGCCCGGCGACGTCGTCGAGGCGTTCGTCGAGCAGCCGTGA
- the trmY gene encoding tRNA (pseudouridine(54)-N(1))-methyltransferase TrmY: MRQFVVVGHDVPTTPEFSLGDLTGAGRLDLLARCVTAGFVLSHGIREDVRVHLVLDGEYAVHFEGSELQGLNPDERSTAALVRTALEDREEAIGHVAAETTPGVSISRRDLAAVLDDAGGTVLRLHENGDGVAGIDPPDDPVFVLSDERDLTDEEAALVDERADRCVSLGPRAIHADHAITVAHNYLDTDGFSEY; the protein is encoded by the coding sequence ATGCGACAGTTCGTCGTCGTCGGGCACGACGTCCCGACGACCCCGGAGTTCTCGCTGGGCGACCTGACCGGTGCCGGTCGACTGGACCTGCTCGCCCGCTGCGTCACCGCGGGGTTCGTCCTCTCGCACGGCATCCGGGAGGACGTCCGCGTCCACCTCGTGCTCGACGGCGAGTACGCGGTCCACTTCGAGGGGAGCGAGCTCCAGGGGCTGAACCCGGACGAGCGCTCGACGGCGGCGCTGGTCCGGACCGCCCTGGAGGACCGCGAGGAGGCCATCGGACACGTCGCGGCGGAGACGACGCCGGGCGTGTCTATCTCCCGGCGCGACCTCGCGGCCGTCCTCGACGACGCCGGCGGGACCGTCTTGCGTCTCCACGAGAACGGCGACGGCGTCGCCGGGATCGACCCGCCCGACGACCCCGTCTTCGTGCTCTCTGACGAACGCGACCTGACCGACGAGGAGGCCGCCCTCGTCGACGAGCGCGCCGATCGGTGCGTCTCGCTGGGGCCGCGGGCCATCCACGCCGACCACGCGATCACGGTCGCGCACAACTACCTCGACACGGACGGGTTCTCCGAGTACTGA
- a CDS encoding RNA-guided endonuclease InsQ/TnpB family protein codes for MELRRTAVVKLAVPEDRSDDLKRTMNTFRDAAQRFVDRGWDGDDDDYVITSRSHLQPLVYDEIRADTDLHSDLCVGAVNHAADALSTCVEKMKDGERTSKPVFTSNTTVYNTNAISYFDGYCSLAAYGGRVHAEYVYPEDSIQAEYMDGDEWEKKGAKLRYDHPEDTYYLHVTVVQERDDPQGEAENRTVLGVDTNVDGYLAVTSTGAFIGNTDWLNHERREYERRRAHLQQRGTRSAHLTIQSIGDRFARWSEDFLHRASKRLVREAVAHGCTTIVFEDLAGIRDRISDASKFQQWAFRELRRQTNYKARAEGITVETVNPAYTSQRCSHSACGFTHGDNRNGDAFCCQKCGKELHADYNAARNIAYKYLQNRRKSGSGGATHHLALKSGTLSGNGDYSPSTV; via the coding sequence ATGGAGTTGCGACGTACCGCCGTCGTGAAACTTGCCGTTCCCGAAGACCGTAGTGACGACCTAAAACGGACCATGAACACGTTTCGGGACGCCGCACAGCGGTTCGTGGACCGAGGGTGGGACGGTGACGACGACGACTACGTGATTACGTCGCGCTCCCATCTTCAACCCCTCGTCTACGACGAGATACGCGCTGACACCGACTTACATTCGGACCTGTGCGTGGGTGCGGTCAACCACGCCGCAGATGCCCTCTCGACGTGCGTCGAGAAGATGAAAGACGGCGAGCGAACGTCCAAACCCGTCTTCACATCGAACACCACCGTTTACAACACCAACGCCATCAGTTACTTCGACGGGTACTGTTCGCTGGCCGCCTATGGGGGGCGCGTCCACGCTGAGTACGTCTACCCTGAGGACTCGATTCAGGCGGAGTACATGGACGGCGACGAGTGGGAGAAGAAAGGCGCGAAACTCCGCTACGACCACCCCGAGGATACCTACTACCTCCACGTCACCGTCGTTCAAGAGCGTGATGACCCGCAGGGAGAGGCCGAGAACCGAACAGTTCTCGGCGTCGATACGAACGTGGATGGGTATCTTGCAGTCACGAGTACCGGTGCATTCATCGGCAACACCGACTGGCTCAACCACGAGCGCCGTGAGTACGAGCGCCGCCGCGCCCACCTCCAACAGCGGGGCACGCGAAGCGCCCATCTCACCATCCAGTCCATTGGAGATAGGTTCGCCCGGTGGTCTGAAGACTTCTTACACCGGGCGTCAAAGCGACTGGTTCGAGAGGCCGTCGCACACGGTTGTACGACCATCGTGTTTGAGGACTTAGCTGGCATCCGCGACCGGATTTCGGACGCTTCAAAGTTCCAGCAATGGGCGTTCCGCGAGTTGCGACGCCAGACTAACTACAAAGCCCGAGCCGAGGGAATCACCGTCGAAACGGTGAATCCAGCGTACACGAGTCAGCGGTGTAGTCACTCGGCGTGCGGGTTCACTCACGGGGACAACCGCAACGGCGATGCGTTTTGCTGTCAGAAGTGCGGCAAAGAACTCCACGCAGACTACAACGCGGCACGCAACATCGCATACAAGTATCTCCAGAACCGGCGTAAGTCTGGTTCTGGAGGGGCGACCCATCACCTCGCCCTGAAGTCGGGAACGCTGAGCGGGAACGGCGACTACTCGCCTTCCACGGTATAG
- a CDS encoding outer membrane protein assembly factor BamB family protein — protein sequence MDQTRRGFLGAMGVAATPSLTGCVGDLRTLGGAPDDPPAETADWQFRGSPKRRGVYVDRSAPDAVAVDWRLADVNTGEHTAAKASPVPTPDGDVIVPGDDGAVTRVTPAGEEVWTASTEARDGRGIHGTPAIANGAVYVGAYDGATYAFDLASGDRYWRTQVGDAIGSSPGYLDGTVYVAVEYYDPSGAMFALDAVTGEVEWDDQRVTDHPHSTAAIDPEADRIVVGANDGDLYAWSRSDRAFQWRFETADPIKGPVATYDGGAFFGSWDDRIYRVALDDGSEEWSFEADRSVMSGPSVDPDSGTVYVGAHDSRLYALDADSGEEQWSFGTGGSIIGCPTVTADHVLVGSYDEHLYAIDRERGAEAWSVAADGIVTSTPLVTDDAVYFATRATEDYLEDGSGPSGGLYRVVADE from the coding sequence ATGGACCAGACGCGACGCGGGTTTCTGGGGGCCATGGGCGTGGCCGCGACACCCTCGCTGACCGGCTGCGTCGGCGACCTCCGGACGCTCGGTGGAGCGCCGGACGACCCGCCGGCGGAGACGGCCGACTGGCAGTTCCGGGGGAGCCCGAAGCGGCGGGGCGTGTACGTCGACCGGAGCGCGCCGGACGCCGTGGCGGTCGACTGGCGGCTCGCGGACGTCAACACGGGCGAGCACACGGCGGCGAAGGCCAGTCCCGTCCCGACGCCCGACGGTGACGTGATCGTTCCCGGCGACGACGGCGCAGTGACTCGCGTGACGCCTGCGGGCGAGGAGGTCTGGACGGCGTCGACGGAGGCCAGGGACGGCCGCGGGATCCACGGCACGCCAGCGATCGCCAACGGCGCGGTGTACGTCGGCGCCTACGACGGCGCGACGTACGCCTTCGACCTGGCGAGCGGCGACCGCTACTGGCGCACGCAGGTCGGCGACGCCATCGGCTCCAGCCCGGGCTACCTCGACGGGACGGTGTACGTCGCGGTCGAGTACTACGACCCCAGCGGCGCGATGTTCGCGCTGGACGCGGTCACCGGCGAGGTCGAGTGGGACGACCAGCGGGTCACCGACCATCCCCACTCGACGGCCGCTATCGATCCCGAGGCCGACCGGATCGTCGTGGGGGCCAACGACGGCGACCTCTACGCGTGGTCGCGCTCCGACCGCGCGTTCCAGTGGCGCTTCGAGACCGCTGACCCGATCAAGGGGCCCGTGGCGACGTACGACGGCGGCGCCTTCTTCGGCTCGTGGGACGACCGGATCTACCGGGTCGCCCTCGACGACGGCAGCGAGGAGTGGTCGTTCGAGGCCGACCGCTCGGTGATGTCCGGTCCGAGCGTCGACCCGGACTCGGGGACCGTCTACGTCGGCGCCCACGACTCGCGCCTGTACGCGCTGGACGCCGACAGCGGCGAGGAGCAGTGGTCGTTCGGCACCGGCGGGTCGATCATCGGGTGTCCCACGGTCACTGCGGACCACGTCCTCGTCGGGTCCTACGACGAGCACCTCTACGCGATCGACCGCGAGAGGGGCGCAGAGGCGTGGTCCGTCGCGGCCGACGGCATCGTCACGAGCACGCCCCTCGTCACCGACGACGCCGTCTACTTCGCCACGCGGGCGACGGAGGACTACCTCGAGGACGGTTCCGGCCCCAGCGGCGGGCTCTACCGCGTCGTCGCCGACGAGTGA
- a CDS encoding NUDIX hydrolase produces MTDDLAWETLAARTAYTCEGFDIVNQDVRLPDGTEAAFDYLAEGESVVILPLTPDDDVVVIEEWRQAVERVNRALPAGSIEGEEDPEAAAHRELAEETGYEADAVEHLTTIEPANGFADAVFHYYVARGCAPTAEQDLDDDESIRTDETTLDELLAAARDGDLRDGRTMIGVLYYELFGRRE; encoded by the coding sequence ATGACCGACGACTTGGCCTGGGAGACGCTGGCGGCGCGGACGGCCTACACCTGCGAGGGATTCGACATCGTCAACCAGGACGTCCGGCTGCCCGACGGCACCGAGGCGGCGTTCGACTACCTCGCCGAGGGCGAGAGCGTCGTAATCTTGCCGCTGACGCCCGACGACGACGTGGTGGTCATCGAGGAGTGGCGGCAAGCCGTCGAGCGGGTCAACCGCGCCCTGCCCGCCGGGAGCATCGAGGGCGAGGAGGACCCCGAGGCGGCGGCTCACCGCGAGCTCGCCGAGGAGACGGGCTACGAGGCCGACGCGGTCGAGCACCTCACCACGATCGAGCCGGCCAACGGGTTCGCCGACGCCGTCTTCCACTACTACGTCGCCCGCGGCTGCGCGCCCACGGCCGAGCAGGACCTCGACGACGACGAGTCGATCCGGACCGACGAGACGACGCTGGACGAGCTACTGGCCGCCGCCCGCGACGGCGACCTCCGCGACGGCCGGACGATGATCGGGGTGCTGTACTACGAGCTGTTCGGACGCCGGGAGTAG
- a CDS encoding class I fructose-bisphosphate aldolase, producing the protein MTYDLFDTESGNAVVVALDHGLGMGAVEGFEDPDETLDAVLAGEPDGVLVGPHFARHYEERLSDVDVLVTGDVVSFSTRPGHDEGMDVWTQSFDVDELLAVDPVGVKVVLVFGREDERLFERNLEAVARLSRELRGTGVPLIVEPVQWGSRVPDELATDHDYAANACRIAWESGADVLKAPYTGEPDAFADLVDNSPVPVTVLGGPASGSTRAMLEDVSEAVAAGARGPIIGRSVWQSDDPAATTAALREVVHEGANVDAAWD; encoded by the coding sequence GTGACCTACGATCTGTTCGACACGGAGTCCGGTAACGCCGTCGTCGTGGCGCTGGACCACGGCCTCGGGATGGGCGCGGTCGAGGGGTTCGAGGACCCCGACGAGACGCTCGACGCGGTGCTCGCGGGCGAGCCCGACGGGGTGCTCGTGGGACCCCACTTCGCGCGCCACTACGAGGAGCGCCTGAGCGACGTGGACGTGCTGGTGACGGGCGACGTCGTGTCCTTCTCGACGCGGCCGGGCCACGACGAGGGGATGGACGTCTGGACCCAGTCGTTCGATGTCGACGAACTGCTGGCGGTGGACCCGGTCGGCGTGAAGGTCGTGCTCGTGTTCGGCCGGGAGGACGAGCGCCTGTTCGAGCGCAACCTCGAGGCGGTCGCCCGGCTGTCACGCGAACTGCGCGGCACGGGCGTCCCGCTGATCGTCGAGCCCGTCCAGTGGGGCAGTCGGGTCCCGGACGAGCTGGCGACCGACCACGACTACGCCGCGAACGCGTGCCGGATCGCCTGGGAGTCCGGCGCCGACGTGCTGAAAGCGCCCTACACGGGCGAGCCGGACGCGTTCGCCGACCTCGTCGACAATTCGCCGGTGCCGGTGACCGTCCTCGGCGGCCCGGCCTCGGGATCGACGCGGGCGATGCTCGAGGACGTGAGCGAGGCCGTCGCCGCCGGCGCCCGCGGACCGATCATCGGCCGCTCCGTCTGGCAGTCCGACGACCCCGCTGCGACGACCGCCGCGCTCCGGGAGGTCGTCCACGAGGGCGCCAACGTCGACGCGGCCTGGGACTGA